Proteins encoded by one window of Halobaculum halobium:
- a CDS encoding ASPIC/UnbV domain-containing protein, protein MRPTTQYGAPARGAAVTVETASWTRTKVVCAGSSYLCQMEPVAHFGLGDEAPERFTVRWPDGREVTREAPAPRTQHEVEHPMAPRF, encoded by the coding sequence GTGCGCCCGACCACCCAGTACGGGGCGCCCGCCCGGGGCGCCGCCGTCACGGTCGAGACCGCGTCGTGGACGCGGACGAAGGTCGTCTGTGCCGGCTCGAGCTACCTCTGTCAGATGGAGCCGGTGGCGCACTTCGGTCTCGGCGACGAGGCGCCCGAGCGGTTCACCGTCCGTTGGCCCGACGGACGCGAAGTGACGAGAGAGGCGCCGGCGCCGCGGACGCAACACGAGGTCGAGCACCCGATGGCGCCGCGGTTCTGA
- a CDS encoding glycosyltransferase gives MQTVAAFTDTYLPTVNGVTYTLESWREEWRTRGGRMDVVFPDAPGHDPTDGEYTTRSVGFPFYDGFRMGLPGVPDAVRDADVVHAHTPFALGLSGWYLARRTDAPLVASYHTPTAEYADYLAAGPAAAAVEGAARRYERRYMNAADAVVVPSEPAGAHLRNIGVRSRVEVVPNGVDIAFFARPDDAALADFRAEYDLPDPDDGPVVGYTGRHGFEKELAEIPPAVAAADAEATLVFGGDGPARDAVRDACDDAGVDARFLGFLPREDLPALYASLDAFLFPSPVETQGLVALEANACGTPVVGVNAGALADTVVDGETGYHYPRGDAAAFADAIDRTLGEREALAERCLDRRESISVEHAVDRLEDVYDAVTE, from the coding sequence ATGCAGACCGTCGCCGCGTTCACCGATACGTATCTGCCGACGGTGAACGGCGTTACCTACACGCTGGAGTCGTGGCGTGAGGAGTGGCGCACGCGCGGCGGCCGGATGGACGTAGTGTTCCCCGACGCGCCCGGACACGACCCCACGGACGGCGAGTACACCACCCGGAGCGTCGGATTTCCGTTCTACGACGGCTTCCGCATGGGGCTCCCGGGCGTCCCCGACGCCGTCCGCGACGCCGACGTGGTCCACGCGCACACGCCCTTCGCGCTCGGTCTCTCGGGGTGGTATCTTGCGCGGCGGACCGACGCCCCGCTGGTCGCCTCCTACCACACGCCCACGGCCGAGTACGCCGACTACCTCGCCGCGGGACCGGCCGCCGCCGCCGTCGAGGGCGCCGCCCGCCGATACGAGCGCCGGTACATGAACGCCGCCGACGCGGTCGTCGTCCCCAGCGAACCGGCGGGAGCGCACCTCAGGAACATCGGCGTCCGTTCGCGCGTGGAAGTGGTGCCGAACGGCGTCGACATCGCGTTCTTCGCGCGGCCCGACGACGCCGCCCTGGCCGACTTCCGCGCCGAGTACGACCTCCCGGACCCCGACGACGGCCCCGTCGTCGGCTACACCGGTCGCCACGGCTTCGAGAAGGAGCTGGCCGAAATCCCGCCGGCCGTCGCCGCCGCCGACGCGGAGGCGACGCTCGTGTTCGGCGGCGACGGGCCCGCCCGCGACGCCGTCCGCGACGCCTGCGACGACGCCGGCGTCGACGCGCGCTTCCTCGGCTTCCTCCCGCGCGAGGACCTCCCGGCGCTGTACGCGAGTCTCGACGCCTTCCTGTTTCCCTCGCCCGTCGAGACGCAGGGGCTCGTCGCGCTGGAGGCGAACGCCTGCGGCACGCCCGTCGTCGGGGTCAACGCCGGCGCGCTCGCAGACACCGTCGTCGACGGCGAGACCGGCTACCACTACCCGCGCGGGGACGCCGCTGCCTTCGCCGACGCCATCGACCGCACGCTCGGCGAACGGGAGGCGCTCGCCGAGCGGTGTCTCGATCGCCGCGAGTCGATCAGCGTCGAGCACGCGGTCGATCGACTGGAGGACGTGTACGACGCGGTGACGGAGTAA
- a CDS encoding glycosyltransferase family 4 protein, whose product MRVLDYLELDAQLDRAGIGTAHDQQVEALDRARAAGSDVDVVTSPWGDGGPRAAVRRGLAGRGVLADVDVIHLNLIGPASVALARYARLTDTPLVLHCHVTSEDFRESFRGSNAVAPALRRYLRWFYSQADLVLTPSEYTKRRLLEYPVDAPIRAISNGIDHGSVADHEAYREQYRERFDLDGVVMFAVGSVFERKGLTDFCEVAAMTEHDFAWFGTVDSGPQASPTVTRWTSDPPENVTFTGWVDDKPGAFGAGDVFFFPTKEENQGIVVLEAMACGKPCVLRDIPVFREYFEDGHDCLLCETREEFADALNRVADDPDLRERLGENARETAADHSLERVGEELVDTYEQLIEAR is encoded by the coding sequence GTGCGCGTCCTCGACTACCTCGAACTCGACGCCCAACTCGACCGCGCGGGCATCGGCACCGCCCACGACCAGCAGGTCGAGGCGCTCGACCGCGCCCGCGCCGCCGGCAGCGACGTGGACGTCGTCACCTCGCCGTGGGGCGACGGCGGCCCGCGTGCGGCCGTCCGCCGGGGCCTCGCCGGGCGCGGAGTCCTCGCCGACGTGGACGTGATCCACCTGAACCTCATCGGCCCCGCGAGCGTCGCGCTCGCACGGTACGCGAGGCTGACCGACACGCCGCTGGTGCTGCACTGTCACGTCACCAGCGAGGACTTCCGCGAGAGCTTCCGCGGGTCGAACGCGGTCGCCCCCGCGCTTCGTCGCTACCTCCGGTGGTTCTACTCGCAGGCGGACCTCGTGCTCACGCCCTCCGAGTACACGAAACGCCGGCTGCTGGAGTACCCCGTCGACGCGCCGATCCGCGCGATCTCAAACGGGATCGACCACGGCTCGGTCGCCGACCACGAGGCGTATCGCGAACAGTACCGGGAGCGGTTCGACCTCGACGGCGTCGTCATGTTCGCAGTGGGCTCGGTCTTCGAACGAAAGGGCCTCACCGACTTCTGTGAGGTTGCGGCGATGACCGAGCACGACTTCGCTTGGTTCGGCACCGTCGACTCCGGGCCGCAGGCGTCGCCGACGGTCACCCGGTGGACGAGCGATCCGCCCGAGAACGTCACCTTCACCGGGTGGGTCGACGACAAGCCCGGCGCGTTCGGCGCGGGCGACGTGTTCTTCTTCCCGACGAAGGAGGAAAATCAGGGCATCGTCGTCCTGGAGGCGATGGCCTGCGGGAAGCCGTGCGTCCTCCGCGACATCCCGGTGTTCCGGGAGTACTTCGAAGACGGACACGACTGCCTGCTGTGTGAGACGCGCGAGGAGTTCGCCGACGCCCTGAACCGCGTGGCGGACGACCCCGACCTCCGCGAGCGGCTCGGCGAGAACGCGCGGGAGACGGCCGCCGACCACTCGCTGGAGCGCGTCGGCGAGGAGTTGGTCGACACCTACGAGCAGCTGATCGAGGCGCGGTAG
- a CDS encoding GNAT family N-acetyltransferase codes for MELVEATADDLDALVERWYALAESMEEHSELNELVYADADEVPDDGFRAHLDDERVTDYLVVHERERIGFLTLREDQHPSRRYSRSLRIVNVAIDEAHRNRGHGTAVVERVREIARERGCDHPAVSCEWENDDARRFYRDAGFRPKQVDYAQPLE; via the coding sequence ATGGAACTCGTCGAGGCCACCGCCGACGATCTCGATGCGCTCGTCGAGCGCTGGTACGCCCTCGCGGAGTCGATGGAGGAACACTCAGAGCTGAACGAACTCGTCTATGCGGACGCCGACGAGGTCCCCGACGACGGGTTCCGCGCCCACCTCGACGACGAGCGCGTCACGGACTACCTCGTCGTTCACGAGCGCGAGCGGATCGGGTTTCTCACCCTCCGAGAGGACCAGCACCCCTCGCGGCGGTACTCCCGGTCTCTCCGGATCGTGAACGTCGCTATCGACGAGGCACACCGGAACCGCGGCCACGGCACGGCTGTCGTCGAGCGCGTGAGAGAGATCGCTCGCGAGCGTGGGTGTGACCACCCCGCGGTGTCCTGTGAGTGGGAGAACGACGACGCGCGCCGGTTCTACCGCGACGCCGGCTTCCGCCCGAAACAGGTCGACTACGCACAGCCGCTGGAGTGA
- a CDS encoding MFS transporter, which translates to MTKRLFTTLCGLVFLVNFGRVAFAPLVPEFQQDLGISAAAVGSVTTLVWLGTAAPRIPIGWVLTRVRRERVVLATGVALSAAAALTATAQSLLALRTGAFAVGLATGGYFVAAIPLIGTLYPERTGRAVGVHGTASQVASVLAPALVLAVIGRLGDWRIVFWALAVAAALSTASLVLVLRRGGGGGPRVADGGTRDEGDPSGPADGAAEPANDLDTAGTPPEPRSFLSALSHWRIVLAGMSLVAVAGFAWQGVFNFYVSYLLSEGLSTANANLLLTVAFAAGVPAFWLGGRLADRLPNVPYLLALNATFLASLVALTYAGSLAAFALVSVVIGYAAHALFPAVDTYMLSTLPAADRASAYAVFSGASLLFEANGSGVVGALTDAGVGFDRVFRLFAVAVAAVLVLAALLYVVGRFPTPLDHEPPIDG; encoded by the coding sequence GTGACGAAGCGTCTCTTCACCACCCTCTGTGGACTGGTCTTCCTCGTCAACTTCGGGCGGGTCGCGTTCGCCCCGCTGGTCCCGGAGTTCCAGCAGGACCTGGGGATCTCCGCGGCGGCCGTCGGCTCGGTCACGACGCTCGTGTGGCTCGGCACCGCCGCCCCGCGGATCCCGATCGGGTGGGTGCTCACTCGCGTTCGCCGCGAGCGCGTCGTCCTCGCGACCGGGGTCGCGCTGTCGGCGGCGGCGGCGCTCACCGCGACCGCCCAGTCGCTGCTCGCGCTTCGGACCGGCGCGTTCGCCGTCGGCCTCGCAACCGGCGGCTACTTCGTCGCCGCGATCCCGCTCATCGGCACGCTGTACCCCGAACGGACGGGCAGGGCCGTGGGCGTCCACGGCACCGCGAGCCAGGTCGCGAGCGTCCTCGCCCCGGCGCTCGTGCTCGCGGTCATCGGCCGTCTCGGCGACTGGCGGATCGTCTTCTGGGCGCTGGCCGTCGCCGCCGCGCTCTCGACGGCGTCGTTGGTCCTCGTGCTCCGCCGCGGTGGCGGAGGCGGCCCGCGCGTCGCCGACGGCGGAACACGCGACGAGGGCGATCCCTCCGGCCCCGCAGACGGAGCCGCGGAGCCAGCCAACGACCTCGACACCGCCGGGACTCCGCCGGAGCCGCGAAGTTTCCTGTCGGCGTTGTCGCACTGGCGGATCGTGCTCGCCGGGATGTCGCTCGTCGCCGTCGCCGGGTTCGCCTGGCAGGGCGTGTTCAACTTCTACGTGAGCTACCTGCTCTCGGAGGGGCTGTCGACGGCGAACGCGAATCTGTTGCTCACCGTCGCGTTCGCTGCGGGCGTGCCGGCGTTCTGGCTCGGGGGGCGGCTCGCGGACCGGCTCCCGAACGTGCCGTACCTGCTCGCGCTCAACGCGACGTTTCTCGCGTCGCTGGTGGCGCTCACGTACGCCGGCTCGCTCGCGGCGTTCGCGCTCGTCTCGGTGGTCATCGGCTACGCCGCACACGCGCTGTTTCCCGCCGTCGACACGTACATGCTGTCGACGCTGCCGGCCGCAGACCGCGCCAGTGCCTACGCCGTCTTCTCGGGCGCGTCGCTGCTGTTCGAGGCGAACGGCTCCGGCGTGGTCGGCGCGCTCACCGACGCCGGCGTCGGGTTCGATCGCGTGTTTCGGCTGTTCGCCGTCGCGGTCGCGGCCGTGCTCGTACTTGCGGCGCTGCTGTACGTCGTCGGCCGATTTCCCACGCCCCTCGATCACGAACCACCGATCGACGGGTGA
- a CDS encoding ArsR/SmtB family transcription factor, which translates to MSGTLPSSADDPDDDEGSDGTDRAPEETSGARTDGGAAESDAVRTRRPPASDGVESSASVDADSQLGDVEPSSPDGAADADTGDNEGVRICWIDDDGADDLIGALAPETARTILGAVHEEPQTASELADAADTSVQNVRHHVSKLVDTGLVEATDTRYSVKGREMTVYGPADDRVVVAVGGESERSSLLDSLRGLGGAVAVLAGASLLVQSLFGAEVATLSGPETAPRIGDAVGGTGGAILGTVSPGVAFLVGGLLVLATLVAADRVRTR; encoded by the coding sequence ATGTCAGGGACCCTCCCGTCGAGCGCTGACGACCCCGACGACGACGAGGGGTCGGACGGGACCGACCGCGCCCCGGAGGAGACCAGCGGCGCGCGGACCGACGGGGGCGCTGCCGAATCCGACGCCGTCCGAACGAGGCGTCCACCCGCATCGGACGGCGTGGAGTCATCAGCCTCGGTCGACGCCGACTCGCAACTCGGTGACGTCGAGCCATCCTCCCCAGACGGCGCCGCCGACGCGGACACCGGCGACAACGAGGGCGTTCGGATCTGTTGGATCGACGACGACGGCGCGGACGACCTCATCGGAGCGCTCGCGCCGGAGACGGCCAGGACGATCCTCGGAGCCGTCCACGAGGAACCGCAGACGGCGTCGGAGTTGGCCGACGCGGCGGACACCTCCGTCCAGAACGTCCGCCACCACGTCTCGAAGCTCGTGGACACCGGTCTGGTCGAGGCCACGGACACCCGGTACTCGGTCAAGGGCCGGGAGATGACCGTGTATGGTCCCGCGGACGACCGCGTCGTCGTCGCCGTCGGGGGGGAGTCCGAGCGCTCTTCGCTCCTGGACTCCCTGCGCGGGCTGGGAGGCGCCGTCGCGGTGCTCGCGGGCGCGAGCCTCCTCGTGCAGTCGCTGTTCGGCGCAGAGGTGGCAACCCTCTCCGGTCCGGAGACGGCGCCGCGGATCGGCGACGCCGTCGGGGGAACCGGCGGCGCGATCCTGGGGACGGTCTCCCCGGGCGTGGCGTTCCTCGTCGGCGGACTGCTCGTCCTCGCCACGCTCGTGGCCGCCGATCGCGTTCGAACGCGGTGA
- a CDS encoding S8 family serine peptidase: protein MGRTAALIAVVIVVASAGAGLVGADVTRGSGAVAGGSSAPQYGDVGRFFGGVTAGAVPGSSVHAPIDRARVERAPAGSVDGARDADEVRVGVIGSAFGDAADIDGRVVARERVTSSRFGLMVGDRDAASHDATVASVVAQRAPESSLYLASVGHEPTPAEYARAVDWLVERDVDVIVDAGSYYPRTADGMDRIARAAERAADDGTVFVTSGGNTARRHWGGSAAESGWLAFDDDGTQGNRLGDGRISGAVTLRLYWAGTGDYDLYLYRDVADGRDEVVAKSTRESGQAEAIDAVVPRGSYYVAVDVREPGGGDVDLFAARHRLAQVADNGSAVAPATADGVISVGAVSPDGRLAAYSPSATDVRAAGTVGLSDGTTLRGTSAAAPAVAGVVAEMTAAAGEDGLTPAETERLLRETAVNGRIDRGSAVAAAMEGNRTGEDTTAGGGPWAYRGP from the coding sequence GTGGGTCGAACGGCAGCACTGATCGCGGTCGTCATCGTCGTCGCGAGCGCCGGCGCCGGCCTCGTGGGCGCGGACGTGACCCGCGGCAGCGGCGCCGTCGCCGGCGGCAGTTCGGCCCCGCAGTACGGCGATGTCGGCCGGTTCTTCGGCGGCGTCACCGCCGGGGCCGTTCCGGGGTCGTCCGTTCACGCTCCGATAGACCGGGCGCGGGTCGAGCGGGCTCCGGCCGGGTCGGTCGACGGCGCCCGGGACGCCGACGAGGTTCGCGTCGGCGTCATCGGGAGCGCCTTCGGCGACGCGGCCGATATCGACGGCCGGGTGGTCGCCCGGGAGCGCGTGACGAGTTCGCGGTTCGGCCTGATGGTGGGCGACCGCGACGCGGCCAGCCACGACGCGACCGTCGCGAGCGTCGTCGCACAGCGCGCCCCCGAGTCGTCGCTGTATCTCGCTTCGGTCGGCCACGAACCGACGCCGGCGGAGTACGCACGCGCGGTGGACTGGCTCGTCGAGCGCGACGTCGACGTGATCGTCGATGCGGGGAGCTACTACCCGCGGACCGCCGACGGAATGGACCGGATCGCACGGGCAGCCGAGCGCGCGGCCGACGACGGCACCGTCTTCGTCACCTCCGGCGGAAACACCGCACGGCGCCACTGGGGCGGCTCGGCGGCCGAATCGGGCTGGCTGGCGTTCGACGACGACGGCACGCAGGGGAACCGCCTCGGGGACGGGCGGATTTCCGGCGCCGTGACGCTGCGGCTATACTGGGCCGGGACGGGCGACTACGACCTGTACCTGTACCGCGACGTGGCCGACGGTCGCGACGAGGTCGTCGCGAAGTCGACCCGCGAGTCGGGTCAGGCGGAGGCGATCGACGCGGTGGTTCCCCGCGGCTCCTACTACGTCGCCGTTGACGTACGCGAGCCCGGGGGAGGCGACGTCGACCTGTTCGCCGCCCGCCACCGACTCGCGCAGGTCGCCGACAACGGGAGCGCGGTCGCGCCCGCGACCGCCGACGGCGTCATCTCCGTGGGCGCGGTCAGCCCTGACGGCCGCCTCGCGGCGTACTCGCCGTCGGCCACGGACGTGCGAGCGGCGGGAACGGTCGGCCTCTCGGACGGGACGACCCTCAGAGGGACCTCCGCCGCCGCGCCGGCGGTCGCAGGCGTCGTCGCCGAGATGACCGCCGCCGCCGGCGAGGACGGACTCACGCCCGCCGAAACGGAGCGCCTACTCCGCGAGACGGCCGTCAACGGGCGGATCGACCGCGGATCCGCCGTCGCTGCCGCGATGGAGGGGAACCGGACGGGCGAGGACACGACCGCGGGGGGCGGGCCGTGGGCGTATCGCGGCCCGTGA
- a CDS encoding ATP-dependent DNA helicase → MATTDYTVTEATDEPWRTVFGHSDPYPEQADGIDAARAVADDGGYLALEGACGTGKTMLALTAGIDLVRDPDSDYERVLVLTSVKQQLRQFEADLRTINRTLPDDWRPVSGMTLVGKADVCPYARENRGGVDTGNVYERCEGLRERTRDLVGDADGGEASAGALAEQARRAQTGLADTGEDGASYLETAGEPTPYLPEMPAHGGSATREGVEYCPFYAQYLDDLPEDGDAAEAVPFDFADRGLIDAEELVRLSAGHGTCPHSMMGAVLPQVEVVVGNYYHAFDPTTVGGFTGALVDDSTFVVCDEAHMLEPRVRDLVSDGVADASLRDAENELTRVLQPVQFEESGRRVEGTTDADLVRGELADADVSLDEVKLLTEFVRDLREELDRRVEGFLDAERRGWRDDPTDLDDEEIPLRDPEAPGVDEITEWARDAGYGEQVWARAEQVGAVVARILDEAEDEDRQRAVPGVGRTLNAWYRCDHETYFRELELLRTWDETEAPDSWRRAYNARLALHNCVPADAIGERLADFGGGVLMSATLAPLDVFREVTGLNYLESEGRPVEERTYGLGFPEENRASFAVDAPKFTFSNRGPPGEDNETRRAHADAAAEVAATTPGNVLVGMPSYGEAEWMAGELEADGRIDKEVLIDESSDDTATEALKADFFDGDAKVLVTSIRGTLTEGVDYEGDRLAAAVICGVPIINTSSPRTRAVKTAYDREFGDGFETALTVPAVRKARQAIGRVIRGSDEVGVRCLVDARYARESWNAVREYLPEYEREEFRPVSPDMLRFGLERFWDDRQ, encoded by the coding sequence GTGGCAACCACCGACTACACCGTGACCGAGGCGACGGACGAGCCGTGGCGGACCGTGTTCGGGCACTCCGACCCGTACCCCGAGCAGGCGGACGGGATCGACGCCGCCCGCGCCGTCGCCGACGACGGGGGATACCTCGCGCTGGAGGGCGCCTGCGGCACCGGGAAGACGATGCTGGCGCTGACCGCCGGCATCGACCTGGTGCGCGACCCCGACAGCGACTACGAACGCGTGCTCGTGCTCACGAGCGTCAAACAGCAGCTCCGCCAGTTCGAGGCCGACCTCCGCACGATCAACCGAACCCTCCCGGACGACTGGCGCCCGGTCTCCGGCATGACGCTCGTCGGCAAGGCCGACGTGTGCCCGTATGCCAGGGAGAACCGCGGCGGCGTCGACACCGGGAACGTGTACGAGCGCTGTGAGGGGTTGCGCGAGCGCACCCGAGACCTCGTCGGCGACGCCGACGGGGGTGAGGCCAGCGCCGGCGCGCTCGCCGAACAGGCGCGGCGCGCACAGACCGGACTCGCCGACACCGGCGAGGACGGGGCGAGTTACCTCGAAACCGCCGGCGAGCCGACGCCGTATCTCCCCGAGATGCCAGCGCACGGCGGATCGGCTACCCGCGAGGGCGTCGAGTACTGCCCCTTCTACGCGCAGTACCTCGACGACCTCCCGGAGGACGGCGACGCCGCGGAGGCGGTGCCGTTCGACTTCGCCGACCGCGGGCTGATCGACGCCGAGGAGCTGGTCCGCCTGTCGGCGGGCCACGGCACGTGCCCCCACTCGATGATGGGCGCGGTCCTCCCGCAGGTGGAGGTCGTCGTCGGCAACTACTACCACGCGTTCGACCCGACGACAGTCGGAGGATTCACCGGCGCGCTCGTCGACGACTCGACGTTCGTCGTCTGCGACGAGGCCCACATGTTGGAGCCGCGGGTCCGCGACCTGGTCTCGGACGGCGTCGCCGACGCGAGCCTCCGCGACGCCGAGAACGAACTGACGCGCGTGCTCCAGCCCGTGCAGTTCGAGGAGTCCGGCCGCCGGGTCGAGGGGACGACCGACGCCGACCTCGTTCGGGGCGAACTCGCCGACGCGGACGTGAGCCTCGACGAGGTGAAACTGCTCACCGAGTTCGTTCGCGACCTCCGCGAGGAACTCGACCGCCGGGTCGAGGGCTTCCTCGACGCCGAGCGTCGCGGCTGGCGCGACGACCCGACGGACCTGGACGACGAGGAGATCCCGCTGCGCGACCCCGAAGCCCCCGGCGTCGACGAGATAACAGAGTGGGCCAGAGACGCCGGCTACGGCGAACAGGTGTGGGCGCGCGCCGAGCAGGTGGGGGCCGTCGTCGCCAGAATTCTCGACGAGGCCGAAGACGAGGACCGCCAGCGCGCCGTTCCCGGCGTCGGCCGGACGCTCAACGCCTGGTACCGCTGCGACCACGAGACGTACTTCCGGGAACTCGAACTCCTGCGCACGTGGGACGAGACGGAGGCGCCCGACTCGTGGCGGCGCGCGTACAACGCCCGACTGGCGCTGCACAACTGCGTGCCCGCCGACGCCATCGGCGAGCGCCTCGCCGACTTCGGCGGCGGCGTGCTCATGTCGGCCACGCTCGCGCCGCTCGACGTGTTCCGCGAGGTGACGGGGCTCAACTACCTCGAATCGGAGGGCCGCCCCGTCGAGGAGCGGACCTACGGCCTCGGGTTCCCCGAGGAGAATCGGGCGTCGTTCGCCGTCGACGCCCCGAAGTTCACGTTCTCGAACCGAGGTCCCCCCGGGGAAGACAACGAGACCCGACGGGCGCACGCCGACGCCGCCGCGGAAGTCGCCGCCACGACGCCCGGAAACGTCCTCGTCGGGATGCCCAGCTACGGCGAGGCCGAGTGGATGGCCGGCGAGTTGGAGGCGGACGGGCGGATCGACAAGGAGGTCCTCATCGACGAGTCGAGCGACGACACCGCGACCGAGGCGCTCAAGGCGGACTTCTTCGACGGCGACGCGAAGGTGCTCGTCACGAGCATCCGCGGCACGCTCACCGAGGGCGTCGACTACGAGGGCGATCGCCTCGCGGCGGCGGTGATCTGCGGCGTCCCGATCATCAACACGTCGTCGCCGCGGACGCGCGCGGTGAAGACGGCGTACGACCGGGAGTTCGGGGACGGATTCGAAACGGCGCTGACCGTCCCGGCCGTGCGGAAGGCCCGACAGGCGATCGGTCGGGTGATCCGCGGGAGCGACGAGGTCGGCGTGCGCTGTCTGGTCGACGCGCGGTACGCGCGGGAGTCGTGGAACGCCGTCCGCGAGTACCTCCCCGAGTACGAGCGCGAGGAGTTCCGACCGGTGAGCCCGGACATGCTGCGCTTCGGGCTGGAGCGGTTCTGGGACGACCGGCAGTAA